A portion of the Pseudarthrobacter defluvii genome contains these proteins:
- a CDS encoding sugar phosphate isomerase/epimerase family protein yields the protein MKFSVFTASTPDWTPEEAVKHLADQGWDGVEWRITDQADAAAPGFWAGNRATIPLTGMEDHLDRIASLTSGAGLEFSGIGGYARCDNHADVDRMLAATAKLGAEKVRVTTLPLGTAAWGNEPASGTAYPELFAAARRDFEWIAERAAQHGVKALVELHHRTITASASSALRLLDGLDPRHVGVIHDLGNLLIEGQEDYLPAFELLGDYLAHVHVKNAVWVNSGETDESGAAVYRNEWAPLRSGQGSVLQYFKALAAFGYDGWVTVEDFSTDLPLAERTADNLDYLRSTAALAGLSVAAGRR from the coding sequence ATGAAGTTTTCAGTATTCACGGCATCAACCCCCGACTGGACTCCGGAAGAGGCAGTGAAGCACCTCGCCGACCAGGGCTGGGACGGCGTCGAATGGCGCATCACGGACCAGGCTGACGCCGCAGCACCTGGCTTCTGGGCTGGCAACAGGGCCACCATCCCGCTCACGGGAATGGAAGACCACCTGGACCGCATCGCCTCCCTTACCAGCGGGGCGGGGCTGGAGTTTTCCGGGATTGGCGGATACGCGCGGTGCGACAACCATGCGGACGTGGACCGGATGCTCGCCGCCACGGCCAAGCTGGGTGCGGAGAAGGTCAGGGTAACCACACTTCCGCTGGGAACAGCGGCATGGGGGAACGAACCTGCCAGCGGTACGGCCTATCCGGAGCTCTTCGCGGCTGCCCGGCGTGACTTCGAATGGATCGCCGAGCGGGCAGCACAGCACGGGGTGAAGGCGCTGGTGGAACTGCATCACCGGACCATCACCGCCTCAGCGTCCTCCGCCCTGCGGCTGCTGGACGGACTGGATCCGCGGCATGTAGGCGTCATCCACGACCTGGGCAACCTCCTCATCGAAGGGCAGGAGGACTACCTGCCCGCCTTCGAGCTCCTGGGCGACTACCTGGCCCACGTGCACGTCAAGAACGCGGTATGGGTCAACAGCGGGGAAACCGATGAGTCCGGTGCCGCCGTCTACCGCAACGAATGGGCTCCGCTCCGTTCCGGCCAGGGCAGCGTGCTGCAGTACTTCAAGGCGCTCGCGGCCTTCGGCTATGACGGATGGGTGACAGTGGAGGACTTCTCCACCGACCTCCCGTTGGCCGAACGGACCGCGGACAACCTTGACTACCTCCGCTCCACGGCCGCCCTGGCAGGGCTCTCCGTCGCGGCAGGGAGGCGGTGA
- the uxaC gene encoding glucuronate isomerase — protein sequence MGQPIADHPDRLLPADPGVREIARSLFKKVEGLPIISPHGHVDAAVIEQNTPFPDPAALLVTPDHYVTRLIHAGGVPMDQLGLGSKPADSRQVWRHFCEAWPNFEGTASGYWIRQEFAHVFGISGEPSADNADRLYDALQAKLSEPGFRPRELFKEFNIEVLATTDDPLDSLDSHAALHDDPSFAARVLPTFRPDQYLNMAHPAWQDNVERLIGAAGDGASGYAGYIKALEARRRHFVERGAVSADHGVFTPTTLKLDDGEAERLFERGRTGQASAADRDAFEAHMIYQMARMSVGDGLVMTIHPGSFRNHHTPTFEAFGADTGHDIPVAVNYTEAVRPLLQDFGTAKDFHLVLFTLDETVFSRELAPLAGFYPSVYLGAPWWFLDAPDAMLRFRSAVTETAGFSRSSGFIDDTRAFCSIPARHDTARRIEASFLARLVAEHRVTEERAHELIVDIIDASPRRVFKL from the coding sequence ATGGGCCAGCCAATAGCGGACCACCCGGACCGGCTGCTGCCGGCTGATCCCGGCGTCCGGGAGATCGCGCGGTCGCTTTTCAAAAAGGTGGAGGGGCTGCCCATCATCTCTCCCCACGGGCACGTGGACGCGGCGGTAATCGAACAGAACACCCCCTTTCCTGATCCCGCTGCGCTCCTGGTCACTCCGGACCATTACGTCACCCGGTTGATCCACGCCGGCGGGGTACCGATGGACCAGCTGGGCCTCGGCAGCAAGCCGGCCGATTCACGGCAGGTGTGGCGCCACTTCTGCGAGGCGTGGCCCAATTTCGAGGGAACGGCGTCCGGTTACTGGATCCGGCAGGAGTTCGCCCACGTTTTCGGCATCAGCGGGGAGCCATCCGCGGACAACGCGGACCGGCTCTACGATGCCCTGCAGGCCAAGCTCTCAGAGCCGGGCTTCCGGCCGCGGGAGCTGTTCAAGGAATTCAACATCGAGGTGCTCGCCACCACCGATGATCCACTGGACTCGCTCGACAGCCATGCCGCCCTGCACGATGACCCCTCGTTCGCCGCCCGCGTGCTGCCCACCTTCCGGCCGGACCAGTACCTGAACATGGCGCACCCGGCCTGGCAGGACAACGTGGAGCGCCTCATCGGAGCTGCCGGCGACGGCGCCTCCGGCTATGCGGGGTACATCAAAGCCCTCGAGGCGCGCCGGCGCCACTTCGTGGAGCGCGGCGCGGTATCCGCGGACCACGGCGTCTTCACGCCCACCACGCTCAAACTGGACGACGGCGAGGCGGAGCGGCTTTTCGAGCGCGGCAGGACGGGCCAGGCGAGCGCGGCGGACCGGGATGCCTTCGAAGCGCACATGATTTACCAGATGGCACGGATGTCCGTGGGGGACGGCCTGGTCATGACCATCCACCCGGGCTCCTTCCGCAACCACCACACGCCCACGTTCGAGGCCTTCGGCGCGGACACCGGCCACGACATCCCGGTGGCAGTCAACTACACCGAGGCGGTGCGGCCGCTGCTGCAGGACTTCGGGACGGCGAAGGACTTCCACCTGGTCCTGTTCACCCTGGATGAGACGGTGTTCTCAAGGGAACTCGCGCCTCTGGCCGGGTTCTACCCGTCTGTCTACCTTGGAGCGCCGTGGTGGTTCCTGGATGCGCCCGACGCCATGCTCCGCTTCCGCTCGGCGGTCACGGAAACGGCAGGTTTCTCCCGGTCCTCGGGCTTCATCGATGACACCCGGGCGTTCTGCTCCATCCCTGCCCGCCACGACACGGCCCGCCGGATCGAAGCGTCATTCCTGGCGCGACTGGTGGCCGAGCACCGGGTCACCGAGGAACGTGCCCACGAACTGATCGTGGACATCATCGACGCATCGCCGCGGCGGGTGTTCAAGCTGTGA
- a CDS encoding mannitol dehydrogenase family protein, giving the protein MTAAPPVLNRSLKPLPAAPVRIVHLGLGAFHRSHQAWYTQHAGDSGEWGIAAFTGRRPDAAEALSAQDCLYTLVERSGGGDSFEVIGSIVEAVDGADAGRLCELVAAKETSIVTLTITEAAYGLAADGTFDGGAPGVADDLRALSAAASGEPQVAGTAPATPLGRLVLALASRRDSGAGPIAVVSCDNLSANGEVARRAVLGLASGWGSELVEWIEANVSFVSTSVDRITPRTTDADIAEVAGQCGYADSSPVVAEPFRNWVLSGDFPAGRPRWEEAGALVVQDIEPYENRKLWLLNGSHSILAYAGQLRGHATVADALSDPACRKAVEDFWDEAAHHLQAAGLDVPGYRQALLERFGNARIAHRLAQIAADGTTKLRMRAVPVLTAERASGRTGSGAALMLAAWIDYVAATQDFQDPLAAHIHAANALEGGERVQALLGLVSADIADDPGIVSLVHGLCGSIAAQSVTPSPL; this is encoded by the coding sequence GTGACTGCCGCGCCGCCTGTACTCAACCGCAGCCTGAAGCCGCTGCCCGCAGCTCCGGTGCGCATCGTGCACCTCGGGCTGGGGGCGTTCCACCGTTCCCACCAGGCCTGGTACACGCAGCATGCCGGGGACTCAGGGGAGTGGGGGATCGCCGCGTTCACCGGACGCCGTCCGGACGCCGCGGAGGCGCTGTCCGCGCAGGACTGCCTTTACACGCTGGTAGAGCGGTCTGGAGGCGGCGACAGCTTTGAAGTCATCGGCAGCATCGTCGAGGCGGTGGACGGTGCCGACGCGGGCCGCCTGTGCGAGCTTGTGGCGGCGAAAGAGACCTCGATCGTTACGCTGACCATCACCGAGGCCGCCTACGGGCTGGCTGCGGATGGAACGTTCGACGGCGGCGCTCCCGGTGTGGCGGACGACCTCCGCGCGCTGTCGGCAGCGGCGTCCGGGGAACCACAGGTGGCCGGCACAGCGCCCGCTACACCTTTGGGCCGCCTGGTGCTGGCCCTCGCCAGCCGCCGGGACAGCGGTGCGGGACCGATCGCCGTCGTCAGCTGTGACAACCTGTCCGCCAACGGCGAGGTGGCCCGACGGGCCGTCCTGGGCCTGGCATCCGGATGGGGTTCCGAACTGGTGGAGTGGATCGAAGCGAACGTGAGCTTCGTGAGTACTTCCGTGGACCGGATCACCCCGCGGACCACCGACGCGGACATCGCGGAAGTGGCAGGGCAGTGCGGCTACGCCGACAGCTCGCCGGTGGTGGCCGAACCTTTCCGCAACTGGGTGCTCAGCGGGGACTTTCCCGCCGGGCGTCCGCGCTGGGAGGAGGCCGGCGCCCTCGTGGTGCAGGACATTGAACCCTACGAAAACCGCAAGCTGTGGCTCCTCAACGGGTCGCACTCCATCCTGGCGTATGCCGGGCAGCTGCGTGGGCACGCCACCGTGGCCGATGCCCTCTCCGACCCCGCCTGCCGGAAGGCTGTGGAGGACTTCTGGGACGAGGCCGCACACCACCTGCAGGCTGCAGGACTGGACGTTCCCGGTTACCGGCAGGCACTGCTGGAGCGGTTCGGAAATGCCCGGATCGCCCACCGGCTTGCACAGATCGCGGCGGACGGCACCACCAAGCTGCGGATGCGCGCCGTACCCGTCCTGACGGCGGAACGGGCCAGCGGCCGGACCGGCAGCGGGGCCGCCCTGATGCTTGCCGCCTGGATCGACTACGTAGCTGCCACCCAGGACTTCCAGGACCCGCTGGCCGCGCACATCCACGCGGCCAACGCGCTTGAAGGAGGCGAAAGGGTCCAGGCCCTGCTCGGCCTGGTCAGCGCCGACATCGCGGACGACCCCGGCATTGTTTCCCTTGTCCACGGGTTGTGCGGATCCATCGCAGCCCAGAGCGTCACTCCCTCACCTCTTTAG
- the manD gene encoding D-mannonate dehydratase ManD, with translation MKIIAADVFVTSPSRNFVTLRITTEDGVTGIGDATLNGRELAVAAYLKEHVAQLLIGKDAHRIEDTWQFLYRSSYWRRGPVTMAAIAAVDMALWDIKGKVAGLPVYQLLGGASRNGLRAYGHASGADIESLFDSVREHLELGYKSIRIQTAVPGIKALYGVAAQAQASGERYDYEPAGRGAFPVEEDWDTRAYLRHLPGVFEAVRNEFGPEIPLLHDGHHRMTPIQAAKLGKALEPYDLFWLEDCTPAENQEGLRLVRQHTTTPLAIGEIFNTVWDYQTLIKEQLIDYVRAASTHFGGISPLKKVMDFAAQYQIKSGFHGPTDISPVGFAAQLHVGLAIHNYGIQEYMQHSVKTNEVFEQSMTFVDGYLHPGDKPGIGVEFNEEAAAAYPYQQAYLPYNRLVDGTVHDW, from the coding sequence ATGAAGATCATTGCCGCCGATGTGTTTGTGACCAGTCCGTCCCGGAACTTTGTGACCCTTCGGATTACGACCGAGGACGGGGTGACGGGTATTGGTGATGCCACCTTGAACGGGCGTGAACTGGCTGTTGCCGCGTACCTGAAGGAGCACGTGGCGCAGTTGTTGATCGGCAAGGATGCGCACCGGATTGAGGATACGTGGCAGTTCCTGTACCGGTCTTCGTATTGGCGGCGGGGTCCGGTGACGATGGCGGCGATCGCTGCGGTGGATATGGCTCTTTGGGATATTAAGGGCAAGGTGGCCGGTTTGCCGGTGTACCAGCTCCTCGGTGGGGCGTCGCGGAACGGGTTGCGGGCGTACGGGCATGCCTCGGGTGCGGATATTGAGTCGTTGTTCGATTCGGTGCGGGAGCATCTGGAGCTGGGGTACAAGTCGATCCGGATCCAGACGGCGGTGCCGGGGATCAAGGCCCTGTATGGGGTGGCGGCGCAGGCGCAGGCGTCGGGGGAGCGGTATGACTATGAGCCTGCGGGGCGGGGTGCGTTCCCGGTGGAGGAGGACTGGGACACCCGGGCGTACCTGCGGCACCTGCCGGGGGTGTTTGAGGCGGTCCGGAACGAGTTTGGTCCGGAGATCCCGTTGCTGCATGACGGGCATCACCGGATGACGCCGATCCAGGCGGCGAAGCTGGGCAAGGCCCTGGAGCCGTATGACTTGTTTTGGTTGGAGGACTGCACCCCGGCGGAGAACCAGGAGGGGCTGCGCCTGGTGCGGCAGCACACCACCACGCCGTTGGCGATCGGGGAGATCTTCAATACGGTGTGGGATTACCAGACGCTGATCAAGGAACAGCTGATCGATTATGTCCGGGCCGCGTCCACGCATTTTGGCGGGATTTCGCCGTTGAAGAAGGTGATGGATTTCGCTGCGCAGTACCAGATCAAGTCCGGGTTCCATGGGCCGACGGATATTTCCCCGGTGGGGTTCGCGGCGCAGCTGCATGTGGGCTTGGCGATCCATAACTACGGGATCCAGGAGTACATGCAGCACTCGGTGAAGACCAACGAGGTCTTCGAGCAGTCCATGACGTTCGTGGACGGGTACCTGCACCCGGGCGACAAGCCCGGCATCGGCGTCGAATTCAACGAAGAAGCCGCCGCGGCCTACCCGTACCAGCAGGCCTACCTGCCCTACAACCGCCTCGTCGACGGCACCGTCCACGACTGGTGA
- a CDS encoding gluconokinase, GntK/IdnK-type: MGVSGCGKTTVGGLVARELGVPFLDGDSLHPVENVAKMAAGHPLTDEDRWPWLAIVGRELAAAGDSGMVLACSALRRTYRDAIREQAPDTIFLHLNGSKEVLAQRVGGRAGHFMPPALLDSQLATLEPLQEDERGVVVDIAAPVPEVVAAALKGIAAVAHSAEGTAGTRPRQFDVDLAAAPFNLDDDAVAWVEGTIGAMTLEEKIGQLFINHNNDYSPEYLDGVLENYHVGGMRYRPGPSAAVQEHIRYAQSKSRIPLLVASNPEMGGAGSCDDGTFVSTHLQAGSHPDKNIARQMGQVAGVETAALGCNWAFAPIVDIHYNWRNTVISTRSFGNTPEVVVERAKEYFDGISESPTACAMKHFPGDGMDERDQHVVTSYNTLPYEEWNRTYGHVYREMIAHGVQSIMAGHIGAPEVSRHFRPGLSDSEVLPATLSPELLQDLLRGELGFNGLVLTDASQMVGLTQAMKRKDLVPATIAAGCDMFLFFRNPAEDFQYMMDGYKSGLITEQRLHDALRRILGLKASLGLHRKSADELVPPAEALAVIGSAEHRAVAAGIADKTVTLVKDTAGNLPITPATHPRIRLYGISGGADFTRADPLAYLDVVKEELEAAGFQVHLFRTAEQREAAGEAGMNFMRVLSEEATGDYAEKYDAAFVFANVKGFAQEAAIRIKWSSPMAAEIPWYATEVPTVFVSLNQPNHLIDVPMVRTAIHAHAGTREAIRAAVEKIQGKSEFQGTFNENVFCGSFDTRL, from the coding sequence ATGGGCGTCTCCGGCTGCGGCAAGACGACCGTGGGCGGCCTCGTGGCCCGCGAACTCGGGGTGCCCTTCCTCGACGGCGACTCCCTGCATCCGGTGGAGAACGTTGCCAAGATGGCGGCCGGCCACCCGTTGACCGATGAGGACCGCTGGCCCTGGCTGGCGATCGTGGGACGTGAGCTGGCTGCCGCCGGTGACAGCGGGATGGTCCTGGCCTGTTCGGCGCTGCGGCGAACCTACCGCGACGCGATCCGGGAACAGGCGCCGGACACCATCTTCCTGCATCTGAACGGCAGCAAGGAGGTCCTCGCCCAGCGTGTGGGCGGCAGGGCCGGGCATTTCATGCCGCCCGCGCTGCTGGACTCCCAGCTCGCCACCCTGGAACCGCTGCAGGAGGACGAACGCGGCGTGGTGGTGGACATCGCCGCGCCCGTGCCGGAAGTGGTGGCCGCGGCACTAAAGGGGATTGCCGCCGTCGCACATTCAGCCGAAGGTACCGCCGGGACCCGGCCGCGGCAGTTCGACGTCGACCTGGCCGCCGCCCCGTTCAATCTCGACGACGACGCGGTCGCCTGGGTGGAGGGCACGATTGGTGCGATGACGCTCGAGGAGAAGATCGGGCAGCTGTTCATCAACCACAACAACGACTACTCACCCGAGTACCTCGACGGGGTGCTGGAGAACTACCACGTGGGCGGCATGCGTTACCGTCCGGGTCCGTCCGCTGCGGTGCAGGAACACATCCGCTACGCGCAGTCCAAGTCCCGGATTCCGTTGCTGGTTGCGTCCAACCCCGAGATGGGCGGGGCCGGCAGCTGCGACGACGGAACGTTCGTATCCACGCATCTGCAGGCGGGCTCGCATCCGGACAAGAACATCGCCCGGCAGATGGGGCAGGTGGCCGGGGTGGAGACGGCGGCCCTGGGCTGCAACTGGGCCTTCGCACCGATCGTGGACATCCACTACAACTGGCGGAACACGGTCATTTCCACGCGCTCCTTCGGCAACACGCCGGAAGTTGTGGTGGAGCGGGCCAAGGAGTACTTCGACGGCATCAGCGAATCACCCACGGCATGCGCCATGAAGCACTTCCCGGGGGACGGTATGGATGAGCGGGACCAGCACGTGGTCACGTCCTACAACACCCTCCCCTACGAGGAGTGGAACCGGACGTACGGACACGTGTACCGGGAGATGATTGCGCATGGCGTGCAGTCCATCATGGCCGGCCACATCGGGGCGCCGGAGGTATCCCGGCATTTCCGGCCCGGGCTGTCCGACTCCGAGGTCCTGCCTGCCACGTTGTCCCCGGAACTCCTGCAGGACCTGCTGCGCGGGGAACTCGGGTTCAACGGCCTGGTGCTCACCGATGCTTCGCAAATGGTTGGGCTGACACAGGCGATGAAGCGCAAGGACCTGGTGCCTGCCACGATCGCTGCCGGCTGCGACATGTTCCTGTTCTTCCGGAACCCCGCCGAGGACTTCCAATACATGATGGACGGCTACAAGTCCGGTCTCATTACCGAGCAGCGGCTGCATGATGCGCTGCGACGGATCCTGGGATTGAAGGCGTCGCTGGGGCTGCACCGGAAATCTGCTGATGAGCTGGTTCCGCCTGCCGAGGCGCTTGCCGTTATTGGGTCTGCTGAGCACCGTGCCGTGGCCGCTGGGATTGCAGACAAGACGGTGACGCTGGTCAAGGACACGGCCGGTAACCTGCCCATCACGCCGGCCACCCACCCCCGCATCCGTTTGTACGGAATCTCCGGCGGGGCAGACTTTACCCGGGCGGATCCACTGGCCTACCTGGACGTGGTGAAGGAGGAACTGGAAGCTGCCGGGTTCCAGGTCCACCTGTTCCGGACGGCAGAGCAGCGCGAGGCGGCGGGGGAGGCCGGCATGAACTTCATGCGGGTGCTGTCCGAGGAAGCCACCGGCGACTACGCGGAGAAGTACGACGCAGCGTTTGTCTTCGCCAACGTGAAAGGTTTCGCGCAGGAGGCAGCCATCCGGATCAAATGGTCTTCTCCCATGGCTGCCGAGATTCCCTGGTACGCCACCGAGGTGCCCACTGTGTTCGTTTCCCTGAACCAGCCGAACCACCTGATCGACGTGCCCATGGTCAGGACCGCCATCCACGCCCATGCGGGAACACGGGAAGCGATCCGGGCCGCAGTGGAAAAGATCCAGGGCAAATCGGAGTTCCAGGGCACGTTCAACGAGAACGTGTTTTGTGGGTCGTTTGATACGCGGCTCTAG
- a CDS encoding Rho termination factor N-terminal domain-containing protein, whose amino-acid sequence MSDKPGNQTPNTPDVSETKLRSMKVDELRKEAREEHIAGASDMHKEDLVKAVAKARQEDHDGGRKEGSRSGSGNSGRASSGKSGSGKEGRDEPGNQTPNTPDVSETELRGMKVDELRKEAREDHIPGASGMRKEELVREVAKARQEGAGGGGNRSEDAGGDAEDLGAGPDGGKIRYGDDSSKSLKYSQEITSTEEEPEREGRSLATTHHEVIRQWAEERGGVPATVEGTEHGDHLGVLRIDFQDRDANLREVSWEEWFKTFDDRRLNFIYQEERTDGNQSTFFRLENPDREDA is encoded by the coding sequence ATGAGTGACAAGCCCGGCAACCAGACGCCGAACACGCCCGATGTGAGCGAGACGAAACTGCGCAGCATGAAGGTGGATGAACTCCGCAAGGAGGCCAGGGAAGAACACATTGCCGGCGCCTCGGATATGCACAAGGAAGATCTGGTAAAGGCTGTGGCTAAGGCCCGGCAGGAGGACCACGACGGCGGCCGGAAGGAAGGTTCCCGGTCCGGCTCAGGCAACTCCGGACGGGCCAGCAGCGGCAAGTCAGGCAGCGGCAAGGAAGGCCGTGACGAGCCCGGCAACCAAACCCCCAACACCCCGGACGTCAGCGAAACCGAGCTGCGCGGCATGAAAGTGGATGAACTCCGCAAGGAGGCCAGGGAAGACCACATCCCCGGCGCCTCCGGCATGCGGAAGGAAGAACTGGTCAGAGAGGTGGCCAAGGCCCGCCAGGAGGGCGCGGGCGGCGGAGGTAACCGGAGTGAGGATGCCGGCGGAGACGCGGAGGACCTCGGCGCCGGCCCCGACGGCGGCAAGATCCGTTACGGCGATGACTCGTCCAAGTCACTGAAGTACTCGCAGGAGATCACCTCCACGGAGGAGGAACCCGAGCGCGAAGGCCGGAGCCTGGCTACCACGCACCATGAAGTCATCAGGCAGTGGGCCGAAGAACGCGGCGGTGTCCCTGCCACGGTGGAGGGCACCGAGCATGGCGACCATTTGGGCGTCCTGCGCATCGATTTCCAGGACAGGGACGCCAACCTTCGCGAGGTCAGCTGGGAGGAATGGTTCAAGACGTTCGACGACCGGCGGCTGAACTTCATTTACCAGGAGGAGCGGACGGACGGAAACCAGTCCACCTTCTTCCGGCTGGAGAACCCGGACCGTGAAGACGCGTAG
- a CDS encoding DUF7793 family protein: MKEFFTASCDGDMLRLQWLPEVHITYQTAVRAARVLEGLSGGRALPLLVNLAGVAGLTPQARAGMNAYRGFSAVALIGDGAMGKVVAAFSKRALTPTAYFTSESEALTWLSEQGSRASAPREARQTEI; encoded by the coding sequence ATGAAGGAATTCTTTACTGCCTCTTGCGATGGGGACATGCTGCGGTTGCAGTGGCTGCCGGAAGTCCACATCACGTACCAGACCGCCGTGCGTGCAGCCCGGGTTCTGGAGGGGTTGAGTGGTGGGCGCGCGTTACCTCTCCTGGTTAATCTCGCCGGTGTTGCCGGGTTGACGCCGCAGGCCAGGGCGGGCATGAATGCGTACCGCGGATTCTCGGCAGTGGCCCTCATCGGGGACGGGGCGATGGGTAAAGTCGTAGCGGCCTTTTCCAAGCGGGCCCTCACCCCCACGGCATATTTCACCAGTGAATCCGAGGCCCTGACATGGTTGTCCGAACAGGGCAGCCGGGCAAGCGCTCCGCGCGAAGCGCGGCAAACGGAAATTTGA
- a CDS encoding alpha/beta hydrolase: MTAKLPPVPAGEAILSAARRFTAAHGRKLKVGEVEWRYARLGEGPPVLWLTGGLRRAGLGYDFLGRLARNHAVVAPDYPPVKRFTDFDDGVSAILRAEGIERCDAVGQSYGGLLAQAFLAAHPGRINRLVLSSSGPADYGRLWVPALAVAILAARVLPKRWSASLLLAGLTGLLPAGSDPDGNWAAVLRHTVRHDLTRADMVSHFSVAADVARRQLVRPERFQQWRGDAVVLRAENDRTQDAGDIPRLQRLLGRPVRTISMGPAGHTAALLEPERYVQWLEKALG; this comes from the coding sequence GTGACCGCGAAACTCCCGCCGGTGCCGGCAGGGGAAGCAATCCTGTCGGCAGCGCGGCGTTTCACCGCTGCCCACGGCCGGAAACTCAAGGTCGGTGAGGTGGAATGGCGCTATGCAAGGCTGGGCGAGGGACCGCCCGTGCTCTGGCTAACCGGCGGCCTGCGCCGGGCTGGGCTGGGGTACGACTTCCTAGGGCGGCTTGCGCGCAACCACGCGGTGGTGGCGCCGGATTACCCGCCAGTGAAGCGCTTTACCGATTTCGACGACGGCGTCTCCGCGATCCTGCGCGCTGAGGGAATTGAGCGGTGCGACGCGGTGGGCCAGTCCTACGGCGGTTTGCTCGCCCAGGCGTTCCTTGCTGCCCATCCCGGCCGGATCAACCGTTTGGTGCTCTCCAGCAGCGGCCCGGCAGACTACGGCCGGCTCTGGGTGCCGGCCCTGGCAGTGGCAATCCTGGCGGCGCGGGTACTGCCGAAGCGTTGGTCGGCTTCCCTGCTACTTGCCGGCCTAACCGGACTCCTCCCGGCCGGGTCAGATCCCGATGGCAACTGGGCAGCGGTTCTTCGCCACACTGTCCGGCACGACTTGACCAGGGCGGATATGGTGTCGCATTTCTCGGTCGCCGCTGACGTGGCCAGGAGGCAGCTGGTGCGTCCGGAACGGTTTCAGCAGTGGAGGGGAGACGCCGTGGTGCTGCGGGCGGAGAACGACCGCACCCAGGACGCCGGCGACATCCCCCGGCTCCAGAGATTGCTGGGCAGGCCGGTTCGGACGATTTCGATGGGCCCTGCCGGTCACACGGCGGCGCTGCTGGAACCGGAGCGCTATGTGCAGTGGCTGGAAAAGGCGCTGGGCTGA
- a CDS encoding CPBP family intramembrane glutamic endopeptidase, whose protein sequence is MTAQPQHGLPLVPGAAGKGFTYFIRRHPVPAYYALTFVISWGLMAAVIGVAPAPMAVALSLGPLGPAAASIILTSFLDGKAGLRELVARLRRWRVGARWYALALLTAPLVMASTAVAVAVVFPGFYGGVSTAAELVIVVLAGIAVGLIVGMLEELGWTGFALPRLRRRHGVVSTALIMAVLWGAWHYPMFANSTDPSGAIPNALIVAVFLFGWLPAYRVLMVWLYDRTGCLPLAMLMHAPLSAGAFINSFMAASGNASGIAILVPSLSWGAAFWVVAAVVLLTERRHPRETT, encoded by the coding sequence ATGACTGCGCAGCCACAACATGGATTGCCGCTGGTACCAGGCGCCGCAGGGAAAGGGTTCACCTACTTCATCCGTCGGCACCCCGTACCTGCCTACTACGCCCTGACCTTTGTCATTTCATGGGGCTTGATGGCAGCTGTCATTGGCGTCGCGCCGGCCCCGATGGCTGTTGCACTATCCCTTGGCCCCCTCGGACCCGCCGCCGCATCCATCATCCTCACGAGCTTCCTGGACGGAAAGGCGGGCCTTCGGGAGCTGGTAGCCCGCCTTCGCCGGTGGCGCGTGGGCGCCCGCTGGTATGCGCTGGCACTCCTGACCGCTCCACTCGTCATGGCTTCGACGGCCGTGGCAGTCGCCGTCGTCTTCCCCGGTTTCTACGGCGGCGTTTCGACGGCGGCCGAGCTGGTGATCGTCGTATTGGCCGGGATTGCGGTGGGCTTGATAGTCGGCATGCTGGAGGAGCTGGGCTGGACAGGCTTCGCGCTGCCCCGCCTGCGCCGGCGGCACGGCGTGGTGTCCACAGCCTTGATCATGGCCGTGTTGTGGGGTGCCTGGCACTACCCCATGTTCGCCAACAGCACTGACCCGTCAGGAGCCATACCCAACGCCCTCATCGTGGCCGTGTTCCTGTTTGGCTGGCTGCCCGCTTATCGGGTGCTGATGGTTTGGCTCTACGACCGGACGGGGTGCCTCCCCTTGGCCATGCTGATGCACGCGCCCCTCTCCGCGGGCGCCTTCATTAACTCCTTCATGGCGGCCTCCGGGAACGCATCGGGAATCGCCATCCTGGTTCCGTCCCTCAGCTGGGGTGCGGCATTCTGGGTGGTTGCCGCCGTCGTCCTTCTCACCGAACGCCGCCACCCGCGGGAGACGACGTGA